The sequence ACCAGTCTAGACATACAAACTTGGGACGGTTGATGGAAGCGCATGGTTCAGAACTTTTAGGAACATCATATAAGGATCCCATAACAAGTTTTAGCCTTTTTCAGAAATTCTCAGTTCAGAATCCTGAGGTAAGTACTCATTTTATCCTAAGTCTTTTCCAGTGTTTTGATTAAAGGAACTATGCTCTTATTATAATTCATTATGTGTATATGGTTATTAGGCTTACTGGTCAATTCTTCTGAAAGAGCTCTCAGTTTCATTTCGAGATGCCCCAAAGTGTATTCTAGATAGGACTGACAAATCCAAACCCAGCGGAGCTTGGTTTCCATATTCAACATTGAATATTGCCGAATGTTGTTTGCTACCCACCAGACATCCAAGAAAAGAGGATGATAGGTTGGCTGTTATATGGAGGGATGAAGGGTGTGATGATTCTGCTGTTAATCATATGACGTTAAAGGAACTTCGGGAACAAGTAATGTATGCTCCTATTTGATTTGCCCTGTACCATttagctttttcttttaattgttttgagATTCATTGCCTGTAAGTGTTGATTATGACTTATCTCAGACGCATCTAGTCGTTCTGCGTGTTTAGTTAATCTTtccaaattattttccttGTTTGCATAATATCCTgtagtttttttcctttgttgaTTTTGTCTACAACATAATTGACAGGCTGGTGGCTAATGCACTGGATACAACCTTTTCAAAGGGTGATGCGATTGCTATTGACATGCCAATGACAGTCAATGCAGTTATCATATATTTGGCAATTGTACTAGCAGGATTTTTTGTTGTATCAATAGCGGATAGTTTTGCTGTGAAGGAAATTGCAACTCGCCTGCGTGTGTCTAAAGCAAAGGGCGTCTTTACCCAGGTGAATTTTTCTTGATGAGTTAAACCATACCTTTAAAATTATAGGATAGCAAAGTAAACTAGACCGGCCCCTGATTACTTTCTGTTgggaatttttttacttgCTAAACTATTGCAATGTCAGCATGTCAAAAGTGCTGCCAAGGCatgttatatatgttttgCGCACTAAAAATGAAGTTCGCACAATACTCATCTAGTATCATAATTTAGTGACCTAAAGTacgatttttattttactgcTTCTCATATTTTGCAGTCTGTTTTTATGGTTCTTTGTCTTGGAAATGATTCCTACCTTCACTTTGTATTCAGGATTTCATACTAAGAGGAGGTCGAAAGTTTCCTCTCTACAGGTAGATACTACTTCCTTTCAAATCATGCTAGTCTCTACATCTGTCTTCTTTCAAGGATGGTGATATTAAAGTGATAATCATGGATTTGAATGCTAGTCTAACCCCAGAAGAGCCCTGATAAAGAGGGATATGCTTTTGTCACCATAACTTAATTGTTACATTGGTGAAATGTGACATGTTTGGgttatgatttttctttccttgcAGTCGGGTTGCAGAGGCTGCCTCGTGTAAAGCTATTGTGCTTCCAGCAATTGGGAGCAATGTAGGCATTCAATTAAGAGAACAGGATCTACCCTGGAGTGATTTTCTTTCTAGTGTCAGTCACAATCCAAGGTAATCAGTACACCAAGGTATTGATTGGGCCACTTAAGACTTTGTTATGCAATGAGAGATTGCTGAGTTTATCCAGAAAAGCTTAAACATTTTCTCCATGAGTGTAGTTTTAAACAAATTTCAATGTCATTGTAATGGTGTTCTTTTCTTGGCAGAAAGAATTATTACTCTACAGTCTATCAGCCAATAGACTCCACAACTAATATCCTCTTTTCATCTGGAACCACAGGTAAAGAAATTGCTTTCAGGACAACATTTATTGTTAGCTCTCTActttaaaattcattttcatctTGATCTTCAGTTTATATTTTCGCATTCATCAGGAGACCCAAAAGCTATTCCATGGACACATCTTTCACCAATTAGATGTGCTGCTGATTCATGGGCTCACATTGATATTCAAGTTGGAGATGTCTTCTGCTGGCCCACAAATTTAGGATGGGTTATGGGTCCAATTTTACTCTACTCATGCTTTCTAACTGGTGCAACTCTTGCTCTGTATCATGGATCTCCTCTAGGTCGTGGCTTTGGAAAATTTGTGCAGGTGACACCTACATACTTCTTCTCAATGAGTTCATTTAATACAAGTTCTATTCTTTTCAACAGCTGAGCTTACTTCGTTCAATTAAAagatattaaaaatgaaaggtGCATGTATTGCTTGCAGCTATAAAATGAAAGATCTCAATGAGGAATAATCTCctaattcattattttttatacccTTAGATTGGAAAAACTCACTTAGCTCTTAAAGATCATAAAAGTGATATGTCATCCAAACaccttatttttttctattatatCTTTTCAGGATGCAGGAGTCACTATTTTGGGTACAGTTCCTAGCTTAGTAAAAGCTTGGAAGAATACCCAGTGTATGAAAGGCCTAGATTGGACAAAGATAAAGTAATCTTCTATGTAAACTTCAGATAAACTTATTTGTATGaataccaagaaaaaaaagacttaAACTTGGTTGTGTGCAGATCATTCGCTTCTACTGGTGAAGCTTCAAACGTTGATGATGATCTTTGGCTCACTTCCCGTGCTTATTACAAACCCATCACTGAATGTTGTGGGGGCACAGAGCTTTCATCGTCCTACATTATGGGAAGTCCACTGCAGCCACAAGCTTTTGGAGCATTTAGCACAAGGTCGATGACCACAGGTTTTGTCATCCTTGATGAACATGGAATTCCTTATGTAAGCACATTCTTTAGCTGGTTTTTAATAGGGGTTCAGTTTCTTTAATTGTTACAATCACCTACCTGTCGCTCGATTACATCATGCCAGCTCGGCAGATATGTTTTTCTTGAAGCATTGGGTGATGGGTGACAGGTGGTCAAAGATAATGTGAACAAAATCAAactcattgatatattttatctTCTTGATCAACGTGACAGCCAGAGGATCAAGCTTGTGTTGGGGAAGTAGGTTTGTTCCCACTATACATGGGAGCAACTGATAGACTGCTAAATGCTGATCATGAAGAAGTTTATTTCAAGGGAATGCCAATGTACAATGGAATGGTATGATTAGAACTGCCTTTCTTACGATACTTGAACCTCTTTATATGCTTAAATGTAACTGTCAATACATTCGAACGCGGGTTCTAGATGTGCACTGTAAAGTTTCATGTTCGTCAATTCAATTACTCTATGATGAAAGCAAGAATTTTTCTATGATTTGGCGTATGTATCTCCAGCACCTTAGAAGACATGGAGACATACTCAAAAGAACTGTTGGAGGCCATTTCATTGTTCAAGGCAGGTCTGATGATACCATGAACCTCGGAGGAATCAAGGTAACGTGTTCAACTGCCCCCTCTGTTTGATGAGTGATGCTGAAGCATTCTTAAGTCATATATGAATGAGCAAGTATGAGCCTGGGTTGCTTGATCATCTGTTTATCTTTAAATTGATATACTTTTTTTCAATCTTTCTTGATTTTCAGACAAGTTCTATTGAAATTGAGCGTGTCTGTGACCGGGCTGATGAAAGCGTCTTGGAGACGGCTGCAGTCAGTGTTGCACCTGTGAATGGGGGTCCTGAACAGTTGGTTATATATGTGGTattaaagaaagaatttgactCCAAAGCAGACCAGCTAAAGGCGAAATTCTCAAAAGCAATTCAAAGCAACCTCAACCCTTTGTTTAAGGTTTGACTTTTAACATTCTCTATCTATTCAACATGGAAACATAagctcaaaattcacaatttaaaGGAGTAAAATGGTGTGATGTTCCAGTTGGCTTGTGTTTTGTTTCAAAAGACAACCTGGTTCATGTCATTTTTAGTTGTTTATGTGATTTCTCCAACTGTTGTGATGGATTTAAACAGGTGAACCATGTCAAGATTGTTGCAGAGTTTCCTCGAACAGCCTCCAACAAGTTATTAAGAAGAGTTTTGAGAGACCAAATGAAGCAGGAGCTCTCTGTTCGGAGCAGAATGTAGTGGAAGCATATTCATTGCATTTTGGTTAAGGCCCGAATAAAtaaatgtgtatatatatgttagaTATATGTATGTATCACATTCATATTCACTGATGATACCATCAACAATGATGATATGTTATGTTATGTATGGTGTaccataaattaattaatcttCATATGTTAGCAAACTCAATCGTACTCTTCCCATCACGAGCCTCTGCCTTTCCCATGAAATGCTTGACATAATCAAAATACCAGATTGCTTTCTCCCCACTCTTGCAGGTACTCCAACAGCGGACTAATCATGTCAGGCGGCCATCCCTTCTAGCCCAGCTTTGTCACTGCACATAGCCATGTTAGTGGTTCACCTACCAAAAGTAGGAtacttttttgtgtgtgtgtgtgtgattaTCACACCGTCTTGTAATATTACTAATCCAGCCGATAGTTTATATATTACAGCAATTCGCCAAAAAGTTATCATGCACTCTCAAAGTGCAATTTCCTTCTTGTGAGTATGTAATGACTTTGTTGGAGTATCAAACAGCTCCCAAATAtactaaaattaatttatctGAAAGTAAATATGCATTTACATAATGCGATAATCACATTATTAATCACATCTCATTTTCACATGAGCCACTCCTATGTGGTAcaaacatttttatttctaagACCTTGATCACTAAGCTTATTCACACAACATTGCTTTCCCATATAGTGCATATAAagtaaaacttcaaattttggcAAACTCAATCGTACTCTTCCCATCATGAGCCTTGCGGAAGAAATGCTTGACATAATCAGAATACAGAACTTGCTTGTACACTGCTTTCTCCCCACTTGCAAGCACTTCCGGCAGCGGAGAGATCAAATCCGACGGCCTCGGGTTGACAAATATGGGGACTGAAATCCTGTTCTTACTTCCATTCGCAGCCACTCGATGCTCGATGCTCTTGTATCGTCCGTTGCTCATGATTTGGAGTGCATCACCAATGTTGATCACCAACGACCCCTTCACCGGAGGGACATGAATCCAAGTCTTCTTGTCGGTGCCGCCTAGCACGTAAAGGCCGCCAATCTGGTCTTGAAGGAGGACGGTGAGTGTTGAGACGTCGGAGTGGCGGCCAACTCCAACTGTGAGCTCAGGGTTTGGGCAAATGGGGTAGTAGTTGAGGTTAATCCGCATGGATCCCATTAGAAGACCTTCTTTTGCTTGGTCTATTTTCACATTTAATCTCTTCATTAGCGTCTCTAGGAGTCGTTTTATGAGAATTTCGGATTTCTTCATGTATTCAAGCACTTCATCCCtgcaaacatatatatacatgcatataATTATTAGTCaatacaaattaatgtgctacaaatagtttttataatattttgtaTATACAGAGTAGACATTAATAATAGTGAGTGAAGCTTACTTGCAGGCAGGAGGCCAAAGTGCAGAGGCCTCATCCTCAGAAACATAGAAGAGACTAAGGTAATCTTTCCACTCCAAAGCCTTCTCTGCTTGAAGGCTAAAGCTCGTCCCAAACCGGACATTGTTCGAACACGAACGCTCTTTCGAATTCTTACTCTTCTCCTCAGCTGGCAACTCAAAGAAGCGATGAGTTGCCTCCTTCACTTTCTCAAGCACTTCAACGGGCACCCCATGGTTGACAAGTTGAAAAAACCCCCACTTCTCTGCTGCACTGCAAATAGCTTCTGCAACTTTCGGGTCGTCCCAGTTTGACATGTCGATTATGGGAACAGTCTCTTCGGAGTTTTTTATCCCAAAACTCGCAGTGCTAATTCTCTCTTCAAGGGGCTGGATATATTGCTTTGGAAGGCTTTTGAGACCCATTTCTGAAAGACCCTTAACTCCATTGCCATTGTTTATAACAAAGTTGGTGATACCTGAAGGGCTGGCCATGGTTGGAACCATTTTTTCTCTGGTATGATTTTGGGATTGACCTCTAAATAGTCTAGTGGAGGTTGAGGAAAAGGTTAAAGAAAATTCTGTGATCAAGTAAAGTGGCAACAGAGCTTATTTATACGTGAGTTGtgttattaattatttaattaacaaTTACTCACCAACTCGGGTAGCAATTAGCATGCTTTTTAGGGTTTGCGACTGGATGTCAGTACATGCATGCATTATTCAGTGGGCCACATTGATGAAATCTGAGCTTTGGGGTGGGGGGTGTTATGGAGAAGTTATTCCTAGGTTTAGGGGTAGGTGATCGCGGGTGCTTCATGTTATcgtatataaaaatattatactttatttattatggtaaATTATTCAAATGGTCTTCAAATTTGTAcatgatttatattttggtcaataaactaaattattcgttcaaatggtccaccAACTCTTTATATTAATCGACGCTTTGGTCctaccgttacattctgtcaatgtTGCCATCAAATATAAGGGTAAAATGATCCAGTTAAATAAAATAGtagataaattaaaaacttaaaaaacttaaaattttaaaaataaaaataagaactaTTTCCCAACTCTCAGCCCCCAACCCCCAACCCGATAACCCCATTGCCCCATTGCCCCATTGCTCCAACGCCTCCATCTTCTCTTCCCCATAGCCCACCCTATCTTCCCCTCCCTCCATGTACAACCTTGAAAACaagagtaaaaaaaaaaaaaaggagagacaGAGTGAGAGAGTTTGAATTGAATGAATTTTCAGGCCTTCTTCGTCAGCAATTACAGAATAAATTTCAAGGCTTTTAGAGCTTGCTTTCTGTTCTGGAGATGGAGGAAGATGAAAATCgcagagggggagagagaagaaaatcaTAGGGAGGGGATGGGTTTTGTGGGTCTGGGTTCGTGGAGgttggggttttgggttgTGGGTTCGTGTGGTTGGAGGTGGTGGTTCTTGGTTTAGTTTGCagcaaggtctaaaatatcgatgatatcggaaatatcggtagtctaaaaatatggaaatttcgatggaaatatcgggatattatcgatatcgataaaaattgaataaaaaccacggaaattgtaaaaaaaacttggaaatttttattgaaactttggagaatgtttatttagtcaattatctatgagtttatcacaaaaaattagaaggaaatgcattgcatgatggatttaactaatttaagttgattatacagtaagcgggcaaacactatgagtgtaaaaaatatgtaataattaatgaaaaaagattaaatacaccgtaatcatttatatataatgatttactataatattttacactttgtacattgcatggtaagatacatgagtgacttagtaccacatggagttcctacgaggttcaaatttttcactatcttcatcatctctatgtgtagagtaagtgtattgtgaagagtagtcatcaaatgataaatccccaaaatagttttgcatgtaattgttaacataccacccatataaatataaatattttagcatactatcacaaaaacataagtgatatggtgtttaaggtgttggaggagtaaaataggaggggttcatatcccctttgtgcttttttctcccctttttcccctttttcccttttttttttaaaaaaacttttttttccttcacatcgatattttcgatattttagcgatattacaccgatattttgacaaaatattgctgaaatgtgagcgaaattatcgacatcgatattttccgatattatcgtcgatattgtcgatatttatacgatatgtacatggatatgttccgaaatatccgtgattcaaaaaaaccgaaatatcctcgatattatcgatatttcgGACTATGGTTTGCAGGCTTAATTGCAATAGTTGTGCAAATTTATTTGCAGATTTGTTAATATAACCATGGATGGAGTTATTAATATAACCAtggatggagagagagagagagagagagagagagagagagagagaagaagagggagggCATCGCAGTTGTGAGGGCATCACCTCAGCTTCGATGGCTGCAATATCTCATAGTTACATGATGGAGGTTCGAATCGCATAGGGGGCTAGGTCGTAGAGGGGGTCGCAAGGGGAAAGGGAAGCAGAAGGAGAAGGAAGGATGGGGGGtggttattttttgtttttttaattaattttaaaaataaataaaattttgtattatttaatttttaatcatatatttttattttttagttgtcaAAAGTCTTATTTACCCCCACAAATATAGTATGTACTGCTCACATGactaaatttaacaaaaaatgtaACAGTAAGACCAAAGTGCcgattaataaagagttggtggaccatttgaatgaataatttagtttagaaaccaaaatataaatcggGTATAAATTTGAgcaccatttgagtaatttaccatatattattaaaattgCGTCACATAAGATTTTCATGTCCTACATTTATTTTGTCTTGTCAAACCTCTACATGATGTGACGTGCATCACTAATCAAACACAACACCTAAGTTTATGAGATTAGCAAAACGAAAGACATTAACGAAATTTTGGTATTAAATTCTAGCAGGGAATGTGTTAGTACGAAAATTGTATTGGCATTTTCTAGATTTAGCATAGGTTGAAAATTAGTATGTGGAGAATTGTTATTGGACGTTTTGGCA comes from Prunus dulcis chromosome 6, ALMONDv2, whole genome shotgun sequence and encodes:
- the LOC117630952 gene encoding probable acyl-activating enzyme 18, peroxisomal isoform X1, yielding MVKKSISEVGVEDLVEAGLAIDEAKHLEAVLKQHAISSDDPREVWRQLVSERVLKPSHPHELHQLIYYSVYANWDVSTQGLPLYWFPSLYQSRHTNLGRLMEAHGSELLGTSYKDPITSFSLFQKFSVQNPEAYWSILLKELSVSFRDAPKCILDRTDKSKPSGAWFPYSTLNIAECCLLPTRHPRKEDDRLAVIWRDEGCDDSAVNHMTLKELREQVMLVANALDTTFSKGDAIAIDMPMTVNAVIIYLAIVLAGFFVVSIADSFAVKEIATRLRVSKAKGVFTQDFILRGGRKFPLYSRVAEAASCKAIVLPAIGSNVGIQLREQDLPWSDFLSSVSHNPRKNYYSTVYQPIDSTTNILFSSGTTGDPKAIPWTHLSPIRCAADSWAHIDIQVGDVFCWPTNLGWVMGPILLYSCFLTGATLALYHGSPLGRGFGKFVQDAGVTILGTVPSLVKAWKNTQCMKGLDWTKIKSFASTGEASNVDDDLWLTSRAYYKPITECCGGTELSSSYIMGSPLQPQAFGAFSTRSMTTGFVILDEHGIPYPEDQACVGEVGLFPLYMGATDRLLNADHEEVYFKGMPMYNGMHLRRHGDILKRTVGGHFIVQGRSDDTMNLGGIKTSSIEIERVCDRADESVLETAAVSVAPVNGGPEQLVIYVVLKKEFDSKADQLKAKFSKAIQSNLNPLFKVNHVKIVAEFPRTASNKLLRRVLRDQMKQELSVRSRM
- the LOC117633030 gene encoding feruloyl CoA ortho-hydroxylase F6H1-3-like produces the protein MVPTMASPSGITNFVINNGNGVKGLSEMGLKSLPKQYIQPLEERISTASFGIKNSEETVPIIDMSNWDDPKVAEAICSAAEKWGFFQLVNHGVPVEVLEKVKEATHRFFELPAEEKSKNSKERSCSNNVRFGTSFSLQAEKALEWKDYLSLFYVSEDEASALWPPACKDEVLEYMKKSEILIKRLLETLMKRLNVKIDQAKEGLLMGSMRINLNYYPICPNPELTVGVGRHSDVSTLTVLLQDQIGGLYVLGGTDKKTWIHVPPVKGSLVINIGDALQIMSNGRYKSIEHRVAANGSKNRISVPIFVNPRPSDLISPLPEVLASGEKAVYKQVLYSDYVKHFFRKAHDGKSTIEFAKI
- the LOC117630952 gene encoding probable acyl-activating enzyme 18, peroxisomal isoform X2; translation: MVKKSISEVGVEDLVEAGLAIDEAKHLEAVLKQHAISSDDPREVWRQLVSERVLKPSHPHELHQLIYYSVYANWDVSTQGLPLYWFPSLYQSRHTNLGRLMEAHGSELLGTSYKDPITSFSLFQKFSVQNPEAYWSILLKELSVSFRDAPKCILDRTDKSKPSGAWFPYSTLNIAECCLLPTRHPRKEDDRLAVIWRDEGCDDSAVNHMTLKELREQVMLVANALDTTFSKGDAIAIDMPMTVNAVIIYLAIVLAGFFVVSIADSFAVKEIATRLRVSKAKGVFTQDFILRGGRKFPLYSRVAEAASCKAIVLPAIGSNVGIQLREQDLPWSDFLSSVSHNPRKNYYSTVYQPIDSTTNILFSSGTTGDPKAIPWTHLSPIRCAADSWAHIDIQVGDVFCWPTNLGWVMGPILLYSCFLTGATLALYHGSPLGRGFGKFVQDAGVTILGTVPSLVKAWKNTQCMKGLDWTKIKSFASTGEASNVDDDLWLTSRAYYKPITECCGGTELSSSYIMGSPLQPQAFGAFSTRSMTTGFVILDEHGIPYPEDQACVGEVGLFPLYMGATDRLLNADHEEVYFKGMPMYNGMTSSIEIERVCDRADESVLETAAVSVAPVNGGPEQLVIYVVLKKEFDSKADQLKAKFSKAIQSNLNPLFKVNHVKIVAEFPRTASNKLLRRVLRDQMKQELSVRSRM